A window of the Lentimicrobiaceae bacterium genome harbors these coding sequences:
- the yaaA gene encoding peroxide stress protein YaaA, which translates to MLILLSPSKTLDYTSPYQAMQVSEPEFVRHAQKLVDILKKSTPGELALLMNISSNLAELTALRYQNWHYPFSEKEARPAIFAFKGDVYDGLKARELNSRQLDFANHHIRILSGLYGILKPNDTMLAYRLEMGTNIAGKGFSNLYQFWGDSISKSVKKAIKESGSNTLINLASEEYSRAVDFKATKSTIITPVFKEFRNGAYKFISYNGKRARGMMTRFIIDKEITHPEQIKLFDYEGYEYMEQLSTDEKWVFVR; encoded by the coding sequence ATGCTTATTCTTCTGTCACCCAGTAAAACGCTTGATTATACATCTCCTTATCAGGCTATGCAAGTATCAGAGCCTGAATTTGTCAGACATGCGCAAAAGCTCGTTGATATTCTGAAAAAGAGCACTCCCGGAGAATTAGCTCTGCTGATGAATATCAGTTCCAATCTGGCCGAACTTACAGCCCTGAGGTATCAGAACTGGCATTACCCTTTTAGTGAAAAAGAAGCCCGCCCGGCTATATTTGCCTTTAAAGGCGATGTTTATGATGGTTTAAAAGCCCGGGAGCTAAACAGCAGGCAGCTTGATTTTGCCAATCATCATATTCGCATACTTTCAGGCTTATACGGCATACTTAAGCCCAACGACACAATGCTTGCCTACCGGCTTGAAATGGGCACTAACATAGCCGGAAAAGGTTTCTCCAACCTATATCAGTTCTGGGGCGACAGCATTTCCAAAAGTGTAAAAAAAGCCATCAAGGAATCGGGGAGCAATACATTGATCAATCTTGCGTCGGAAGAGTATTCCAGGGCTGTTGATTTTAAAGCAACAAAATCAACAATCATTACGCCTGTTTTCAAAGAGTTTCGCAACGGAGCATATAAATTTATAAGTTACAATGGCAAGCGTGCCCGAGGTATGATGACCCGTTTTATTATCGACAAGGAAATTACCCATCCAGAGCAAATAAAACTCTTTGATTATGAAGGGTATGAATATATGGAACAGCTTTCAACAGATGAAAAATGGGTATTTGTCAGATAA